In Penaeus monodon isolate SGIC_2016 chromosome 8, NSTDA_Pmon_1, whole genome shotgun sequence, one DNA window encodes the following:
- the LOC119576117 gene encoding thyroid transcription factor 1-associated protein 26 homolog: MDIQQNEGKRVFNKKEYRQHRYKSNFGSKQEGRGKAFLQKNAVVRQYHWMQKKEEKKLKKLEKQKDIEEGNSNDEGEKTESTTSSHLSTVNSDEADAFSELGKPKKKKLYSWQRAKLEYKKKVAEREQQKEAAVRRKEEMQIARKKYKEKKLHRYKKLSKKNSRGQPLMSGRIELMLEKLMEERDSK, encoded by the exons ATGGATATCCAGCAAAATGAAGGGAAGAGGGTCTTCAATAAGAAAGAATATCGGCAACATCGATACAAATCAAATTTTGGAAGTAAACAAGAAG GCCGTGGGAAGGCATTCCTACAGAAGAATGCTGTAGTAAGACAGTATCATTGGAtgcaaaagaaagaggagaaaaagctgaagaaattagaaaaacaaaaagatattgAAGAAG gcAACTCCaatgatgaaggagagaaaacagagtCAACTACAAGTAGTCATTTGTCAACAGTAAATTCAGATGAGGCAGATGCATTTTCAGAGCTGGGGAAACCAAA gaaGAAAAAGTTATATAGTTGGCAGCGTGCTAAACTTGAGTATAAGAAGAAGGTAGCAGAAAGGGAGCAACAGAAGGAAGCAGCtgtaaggagaaaagaggaaatgcaaatagcaaggaagaaatataaagaaaaaaagttgcatAGATATAAGAAGTTAAGCAAGAAGAATAGCAGAGGACAGCCTCTCATGAGTGGCAGAATTGAGTTGATGTTGGAAAAGTTAATGGAAGAAAGGGACtcaaaatga
- the LOC119576115 gene encoding transcription termination factor, mitochondrial-like: protein MLCRSAYSCRISGSSRTFSTVCVQRTVRNHGTVVLCPSVSEYLHPRFPWLGLSIASLHTRKPVCLTQVKTCQFTLPWGRGLSSPIRKKSSSRLRKDDEAEEENVAQNSSDVFEYNWLEDGEFFDNPYHQDRKIQPRDIGKKVSVSEPVISELNNLFGLTRAEALHLVRSPQFLLVADGAVLKTLYFLKEHDIPSKQLKRLPWILLQAEDILQVKFSKLTDPYLFKSYSDGLGFCHFTTQQIGKYQRWFSIEAAKFPDHPNRLYYLAEMMKVPVDQLTERVVKPKRILFMDLERVEHITSILQRYEVKSEDILRDLWVYYHNPVLTEERLHRATEAGCERPKLWMCRCPDYIFERTCERYQSQKELLGEKSVIEYLAERLECEPEFIVNYARGNPGLMRAHVSKLKSQIDLLFSEGFTPKQIRASMRILLYAEKRTAERIKKLKEIGYFPSSVTVLYKTPKQFESYYQSLLQKSKTLRK from the exons ATGCTATGCAGAAGTGCTTACAGTTGTCGTATATCGGGAAGTTCGAGAACGTTTTCAACCGTATGTGTCCAAAGAACCGTAAGGAATCATGGCACTGTAGTATTGTGTCCCAGTGTTTCTGAATATTTACATCCACGGTTTCCATGGCTCGGATTATCCATTGCATCATTGCATACAAGAAAGCCAGTATGTCTAACCCAAGTGAAGACTTGTCAGTTCACTCTGCCTTGGGGTCGTGGACTGTCATCTCCCATCAGGAAAAAGTCAAGCTCAAG ATTACGGAAAGATGatgaagcagaggaagaaaatgtgGCACAGAATAGTTCTGATGTCTTTGAATACAACTGGCTAGAGGATGGTGAATTCTTTGATAATCCATACCACCAGGATAGAAAAATTCAACCAAGAGATATTGGAAAAAAG gttTCAGTTAGTGAACCAGTCATCTCAGAGTTAAACAATCTTTTTGGTTTGACTCGAGCAGAAGCTCTCCATCTAGTGAGATCTCCTCAGTTTCTTCTAGTAGCGGATGGTGCTGTATTGAAAACCTTGTATTTCCTCAAGGAGCATGACATACCTAGCAAACAGCTGAAAAGACTACCATGGATATTATTGCAAGCAGAAG ATATTCTTCAGGTGAAGTTTTCAAAGTTAACAGACCCATATTTATTCAAAAGCTATTCAGATGGCTTAGGATTTTGTCACTTCACAACTCAACAGATTGGAAAATATCAGAGGTGGTTTAGTATTGAAGCAGCTAAGTTTCCTGATCACCCTAATCGACTTTATTACTTGGCAGAAATGATGAAG GTTCCAGTTGATCAGTTGACGGAGAGAGTTGTCAAACCAAAGCGCATTCTTTTTATGGACTTGGAAAGAGTGGAACATATAACTAGCATATTGCAGA GGTATGAAGTAAAATCAGAGGACATCTTACGAGACCTATGGGTGTATTATCACAATCCAGTTCTGACAGAGGAAAGGCTACATCGTGCTACTGAAGCAGGATGTGAAAGGCCTAAGCTATGGATGTGCCGCTGCCCAGATTATATATTTgaaag gACATGTGAAAGATACCAATCCCAAAAGGAACTGCTAGGAGAGAAGAGTGTAATTGAATATCTTGCTGAGCGTCTAGAATGTGAACCAGAGTTTATTGTAAATTATGCACGCGGCAATCCAGGGTTGATGCGTGCGCATGTGTCAAAGTTGAAGAGCCAGATTGACCTTCTCTTCTCTGAGGGTTTTACACCCAAACAGATCAG GGCCTCCATGCGTATCTTATTGTATGCTGAGAAAAGAACtgcagagagaataaagaagctGAAAGAAATTGGTTACTTCCCATCATCTGTTACTGTTCTTTACAAGACTCCAAAACAATTTGAGAGCTATTATCAGTCACTTCTTCAGAAATCAAAAACTctaagaaaataa